The Pseudomonas aeruginosa genome includes the window GCCCGTCGGTAGGTCTCGATCGCCTGGTAGTCGGCGCGCAGGATCGGCAGGAACAGCGCGCGCAGGTCGGCGTCCTCGAGTAGCTCGCTGGCGCCACCCTGGCGGCGGACGTCCTCCAGCAGCGCCGCCTCGTCGCCGCGGTGCAACGCGCCGCCGCGTTGCCGGTGCGGTGCCGGATGGGCGGAGACGAACAGGTGGCGCAGCGGCGCGCCGGCGCTTTCCAGGCGCAGGGCGGTTTCGTAGGCCAGCGCCGCGCCGAGACTGTGGCCGAACAGCGCCAGGGGCGCGTCGGCGAAATCGCGCAGGGCGAGGGCGGCGCCGTCGGAGAGGTCCTCCAGGCGGGTGGCCGGCGCCTCGTTGAAGCGGTCCTCGCGACCCGGGTACTGCAGGGCAAGCAGGTCGATGTCTGGCGGCAGGCGTTCGCTCCAGCTACGGAAGAAGCTGGCGCTGCCGCCTGCATGGGGGAAGCAGGCCAGGCGCAGGCGCGGCATCGGCGTCAGGCGGAACGGCCGGACCCAGGCGGCGCTCATGCGCGGGCCTCCAGCTCGCGGCGCAGGCGCTCGCGCAGGTCCTTCTTGCTGATCTTGCCGATGCCGGTTTGGGGGAAGGCCGGGACCAGCTCGATGCGGTCCGGCACCTTGAACGCGGCCAGCCCGCAGGCGTGCAGGTATTGCTTCAGCTTCAGCGCCGAGGGCGCCGGCTGGCGCGGGATGACGAAGGCGCAGGTGCGCTCGCCGAGCAGGCTGTCGGGCATCGCCACGACGGTGGCGTCGTGCACCTGCGGATGGGCTATCAGCAGGTTCTCCACCTCTTCCGCGGCGATCTTCTCGCCGCCGCGGTTGATCTGGTCCTTATCGCGGCCCTCCACCACCAGGTAGCCGTCCTTGTCGCGGCTGACCCGGTCGCCGGTGCGGTAGAAGCCGTCCGCGCTGAAGGCCTTGGCGTTGTGTTCGGGCAGGCGGTAGTAGCCGCGGATGGTGTAGGGACCGCGCACGGTCAGTTCGCCCACCTCGCCGGGGCCGACCTCGCGGCCCTCGGCGTCGACCACCCGCACTTCGTCGTCCGGCGACAGCGGCCGGCCCTGGGTATGCAGCACGCGTTCGGGCGGATCGTCCAGGCGGGTGTAGCAGATCAGCCCCTCGGCCATTCCCAGCACCTGTTGCAACTGGCAGCCGAGCACCGGTTCGACGCGTTGCGCGGCACTGCTGCCGAGCCTGGAGCCGCCGACCTGGAGCAGACGCAGGCTGGATAGATCGGCGCGGCGGCTTTCCTGGGCATCCAGCCAGAGCATCGCCAGCGGCGGTACCAGGGCGGTGTGGGTGACCCGTTCACGGGCGATCAGGGCGAAGCAATGCTCGGGATCGGCGCGCTGGCTGACCACCACGCGGCCGCCGGCCAGCAGCGTGCCGATCACTCCGGGGCAGCAGAGAGTGAAGTTGTGCGCCATCGGCAAGCCGGTGAGGTACACCGTGTGCTCGTCGAAGCCGCAGACCTCGGCGCTGGCGCGGACGTTGTAGAGATACTCGCGATGACGCCGGGGAATCAGCTTCGGCGTGCCGGTGGTGCCGCCGGACAACTGGAAGCAGGCGATATCCTCGGCGCGGGCGGCGCAGTCTTCCAGCGCGTCGGCCTGGTACAGCGGTGCCAGCGCTTGCAGCGGCGCCTCGGCTTCGCCGTGGATCAGCGCCATCCGGCAGGCGCCGCTGGCGAGCAGCTCACGGGCCATCGGCCGTGGGTCGAAGCCGTCGATCCGTTCGGCGCCGATGTAGGCCTTGGCCTCGGCGAAGCGACAGAAACCGCTGATCTCATGCTGGCGATGGGCGGGGAGGGCGAGCACCGGGCGTACGCCGAGCTGGAACAGGGCGAAGCAGGTCTCGACGAAGGCGATGCCGTTGGGCAGGTGCAGCACTACCGTGTCGCCATGTGCGAGGCCGGCCTGGCGCAGTCCGGCTGCCAGGCGGCGGCAGCGCTGGAGCAGGTCGGCATAGCTGAGCCGCTGGTCGTCGTCGCAGAGCGCGATCCGCCGCGGATGGCGCGCGGCGCTGGCGGCCAGGGCTTCGGCGAAGTTCTGGTCCTGCCAGTGGCCGGCGTCGAGATAGCGGCGGACGAAGGCGGCGGGCCAGTCGGGGGCGTCGTCGACGGCCGATGGGGTGACGGGCGAGGAAGTCATGCGATCTCCGTGGATGCGGTCGATTGCCATTGCTGGGAAATGAGATTTATTATCATTGGCGGGCGGCAGGGACCGCGCAAGCCCGCGCCTTTCGATTGCGGGGCTTTTTCATTCGCTGCAGGGGCGGAGTGCAGGGCGCTTTGTCCATCTCCGCTAAAAAGTCCCCCTGCCCCCACGTATCCAGGAAGGCGTCGCCGCGTCGGCAGCGCCCGGGCTACAGGAAAACCTGATGACCATCACCATCATTGCTCCGCCACAGGCCGATGCCGCCGCGCCGGCACCGGGCAACCGGCCCGGCGTCGCGCACATCGATCCGAACATGAAGCTGGTGACCGGAACCTTCTGTTCGGCCAGCGAGGACTGGTTCGAGGAACCGCTGGAGCGCGGCCTGCGCCTGATCCTCGTGCAGAGCGGCCAGTTGCGCTGCCGGATTCCCGGCCAGCCCGAGCACCTCATCGAGGGGCCGAGCCTGTGCACCATCGCCAACGATGGCGACTTCACCTCGGCGCAGATCTACGGCACCGACAAGCCGTTGCGCTACACCATCGTCCAACTCGGCGTCGAAGCCCTGGACAGCCGCCTCGGCTGGCTGCCCGAGCAACTGATACGCCGCCCCGGCGGCGATCCGCGAATCATGAGCTGCCCGGCGCCGCGGGCGATGCAGGCGTTGGCCTCGCAGATCGCCACCTGCCAGATGCTCGGTCCGACCCGCGATCTCTACCTCGGCGGCAAGGCCCTGGAGTTGGCCGCGCTCAGCGCACAGTTCCTTTCCGGCGAGGGGCGCCCCGTCGAGGAGCCGCGCATCACCTGCTCGGAGGTCGAGCGCATCCACGCCGCCCGCGACCTGCTGGTCGGCGCCTTGCAGGAGCCGCCGTCGCTGGACACGCTGGCCAGCCGCGTGGGCATGAACCCGCGCAAGCTGACTGCCGGCTTTCGCAAGGTGTTCGGCGCCAGCGTATTCGGCTACCTGCAGGAATACCGCCTGCGCGAGGCGCACCGGATGCTCTGCGACGAAGAGGCGAACGTCTCCACGGTGGCCTACCGGGTGGGCTACAGCCCGGCGCATTTCTCCATCGCTTTCCGCAAGCGCTACGGCATCTCCCCCAGCGAGATCCGCTGAGTCTCCGCGACGACCCCCGACCCGGCCACGGGAGGGGTGTCGCCGCTGCGGGATGACGCTGCATCTAACGAAACAGTCCGGCTGTCTAAAGCATTGCCGGCCAGGCCTCCCAGGCAAGTGAGATAAGGTCGCATTTGATAATCGTTGCCAGGAACTGGCAACCGACCTCAGATGCTTGCCCTAGGGAGCCCCCATGGATCTGCCCCCCGATTCCCGTACAGCCCTGCGCGACTGGCTGACCGAGCAGCTCGCCGACCTGCTCGGTGAACCGCTTGCCGACGTGCGCGCCCTGGCGGACGACGACG containing:
- the pchR gene encoding pyochelin biosynthesis transcriptional regulator PchR; translation: MTITIIAPPQADAAAPAPGNRPGVAHIDPNMKLVTGTFCSASEDWFEEPLERGLRLILVQSGQLRCRIPGQPEHLIEGPSLCTIANDGDFTSAQIYGTDKPLRYTIVQLGVEALDSRLGWLPEQLIRRPGGDPRIMSCPAPRAMQALASQIATCQMLGPTRDLYLGGKALELAALSAQFLSGEGRPVEEPRITCSEVERIHAARDLLVGALQEPPSLDTLASRVGMNPRKLTAGFRKVFGASVFGYLQEYRLREAHRMLCDEEANVSTVAYRVGYSPAHFSIAFRKRYGISPSEIR
- the pchD gene encoding pyochelin biosynthesis salicyl-AMP ligase PchD; the encoded protein is MTSSPVTPSAVDDAPDWPAAFVRRYLDAGHWQDQNFAEALAASAARHPRRIALCDDDQRLSYADLLQRCRRLAAGLRQAGLAHGDTVVLHLPNGIAFVETCFALFQLGVRPVLALPAHRQHEISGFCRFAEAKAYIGAERIDGFDPRPMARELLASGACRMALIHGEAEAPLQALAPLYQADALEDCAARAEDIACFQLSGGTTGTPKLIPRRHREYLYNVRASAEVCGFDEHTVYLTGLPMAHNFTLCCPGVIGTLLAGGRVVVSQRADPEHCFALIARERVTHTALVPPLAMLWLDAQESRRADLSSLRLLQVGGSRLGSSAAQRVEPVLGCQLQQVLGMAEGLICYTRLDDPPERVLHTQGRPLSPDDEVRVVDAEGREVGPGEVGELTVRGPYTIRGYYRLPEHNAKAFSADGFYRTGDRVSRDKDGYLVVEGRDKDQINRGGEKIAAEEVENLLIAHPQVHDATVVAMPDSLLGERTCAFVIPRQPAPSALKLKQYLHACGLAAFKVPDRIELVPAFPQTGIGKISKKDLRERLRRELEARA
- the pchC gene encoding pyochelin biosynthesis editing thioesterase PchC; this encodes MSAAWVRPFRLTPMPRLRLACFPHAGGSASFFRSWSERLPPDIDLLALQYPGREDRFNEAPATRLEDLSDGAALALRDFADAPLALFGHSLGAALAYETALRLESAGAPLRHLFVSAHPAPHRQRGGALHRGDEAALLEDVRRQGGASELLEDADLRALFLPILRADYQAIETYRRAQPIALACALDVLLGEHDEEVSAAEAQAWSDASRTPARLRRFPGGHFYLSERRDAVIEHLLRRLAHPDALSREVA